A single Deltaproteobacteria bacterium DNA region contains:
- the tyrS gene encoding tyrosine--tRNA ligase has translation MNVLDILEERGFIEAKTHDAEMRELFDRERVTGYIGFDPTASSLHIGSLVQIMMLAHMQRNGHQPIALVGGGTGLVGDPSGKTEMRKVLTMETIAENVAALKKQLSKFIDFSNDRALMLNNADWLVGLNYIHFLRDVGRYFSVNRMIKMESCKMRLDSEEGLSFLEFNYMILQAYDFLELFKTRNCKLQMGGSDQWGNIVSGIDLIHKMQRKQAYGITSPLITTSSGEKMGKTAGGAVWLDAERTTPYDYYQYWINVDDRDIQRFLALYTFLPMDEIRGIRHLKDAELNMAKAVLAFETTSLVHGSEEAVKAHRSAASVFGGRSIPRRILSSSSIPRDDAGLDGDTVPATALPRQDLVNGLPAFKVFQLTGLVNSGGAARRLIEQGGAYINNERVGAIDQMVSEKDLSDGEILLRSGKKKFHKIVARD, from the coding sequence ATGAACGTTCTGGATATTTTAGAAGAGCGCGGGTTTATTGAAGCGAAAACGCACGACGCGGAGATGCGGGAGCTGTTCGACAGAGAAAGGGTCACCGGCTATATCGGTTTCGACCCGACGGCGTCGAGCCTTCACATCGGGAGCCTGGTTCAGATCATGATGCTGGCCCATATGCAGCGCAACGGTCACCAGCCCATTGCCCTCGTGGGCGGCGGGACCGGCCTGGTGGGCGACCCCAGCGGCAAGACCGAAATGAGAAAAGTGCTGACAATGGAAACCATTGCCGAAAACGTGGCCGCCCTGAAAAAACAGCTGTCCAAATTCATAGACTTTTCCAATGATAGGGCCCTCATGCTGAACAATGCCGACTGGCTGGTGGGCCTGAACTACATCCATTTCTTGAGGGATGTCGGCCGCTATTTCAGCGTCAACCGCATGATCAAGATGGAGAGTTGTAAAATGCGTCTTGACTCCGAAGAGGGCCTCAGTTTTCTGGAATTCAATTACATGATCCTGCAAGCCTATGATTTTCTGGAGCTTTTTAAAACCAGGAACTGCAAGCTGCAGATGGGCGGAAGCGATCAGTGGGGCAACATCGTTTCAGGCATCGACTTGATTCACAAAATGCAGCGGAAACAGGCTTACGGGATCACCTCGCCGCTGATCACCACCAGCAGTGGTGAAAAAATGGGGAAAACAGCCGGTGGTGCCGTATGGCTGGATGCGGAGCGTACAACCCCCTACGATTATTATCAATACTGGATAAATGTGGATGACAGGGATATACAGAGATTCCTGGCACTGTACACATTTTTGCCCATGGATGAGATCAGGGGCATCCGGCATCTGAAGGACGCCGAATTGAACATGGCCAAAGCCGTACTGGCCTTTGAAACAACGAGTCTGGTGCACGGCAGCGAGGAAGCCGTCAAGGCCCATCGCTCGGCTGCAAGCGTCTTCGGTGGCAGGTCCATCCCCAGGCGCATCCTGTCATCGAGCTCGATACCCAGGGACGATGCAGGCCTGGATGGTGACACCGTACCGGCTACCGCACTTCCCCGGCAGGACCTTGTCAACGGGCTGCCGGCTTTCAAAGTCTTTCAGCTTACCGGCCTGGTAAATTCCGGGGGCGCAGCCAGGCGCCTCATCGAGCAGGGCGGTGCCTATATCAATAACGAACGTGTTGGCGCCATCGATCAAATGGTGTCGGAAAAGGATCTTTCAGACGGAGAAATCCTATTGCGGTCGGGCAAAAAAAAGTTTCACAAAATCGTGGCGAGAGATTAA
- the rny gene encoding ribonuclease Y — MKDYNLILIVCGFAAGFLIAYLIRGRVVAGKLRAAKEEALNIIRDAKRKSETLLKEAQLEAKDRLFKMKSEFDTETKETRSELQKKERWLISREENIDKKLEQLEKRDHDISRTEENLKKRTSDIEANENKYRHLVEEQKRQLEAISSLTAEQAKELLIRAMENEARHEGAKMIKRIENETREQADKKAKKIIATAIQRYAGDYVAERTVSVVELPSDEMKGRIIGREGRNIRALEAATGIDLIIDDTPEAVILSGFNPVRREVARLSLMKLISDGRIHPARIEDVVKKVEQEVDVTIKEAGEQAAFDLGVHGINAELIKYLGRLKFRSSYAQNVLQHSVEVGSLCGIMAAELGLKEKLAKRMGLLHDIGKAIDHEVEGPHAVIGSKLAKKFGESHRVVHAIAAHHEDVPPATVYALLVQAADGLSGARPGARKELLENYIRRLEDLEAIANSFNGVANTYAIQAGRELRVIVQSDVISDEDSILLSRDIVKKIEESLTFPGQIKVMVIRETRAVEYANK, encoded by the coding sequence ATGAAAGATTACAATTTGATATTGATTGTTTGCGGGTTTGCGGCCGGTTTTCTAATCGCCTATCTGATCAGGGGAAGAGTGGTGGCCGGGAAACTGCGGGCTGCAAAAGAGGAAGCGCTGAATATTATCAGAGACGCCAAACGAAAATCGGAAACGCTGCTCAAGGAAGCCCAATTGGAAGCCAAGGACCGGCTTTTCAAAATGAAGAGCGAATTTGATACGGAAACCAAGGAAACGCGTTCTGAGCTGCAAAAGAAGGAAAGGTGGCTGATTTCAAGAGAGGAGAATATCGATAAAAAGCTCGAACAGCTGGAAAAAAGGGATCATGATATTTCCAGGACGGAAGAAAATCTGAAAAAGAGAACCAGTGACATCGAAGCCAATGAAAATAAATACAGGCACCTGGTGGAGGAGCAAAAGCGGCAGCTCGAGGCTATTTCGAGTCTGACGGCCGAACAGGCCAAAGAGCTTTTGATTCGAGCCATGGAAAACGAAGCGCGCCATGAAGGCGCCAAAATGATCAAGCGCATCGAGAACGAAACCCGAGAGCAGGCTGATAAAAAAGCGAAAAAAATCATAGCGACCGCCATTCAGCGCTATGCCGGAGATTATGTGGCCGAAAGAACGGTCTCCGTTGTCGAGCTTCCCTCGGACGAGATGAAGGGAAGAATTATCGGGCGGGAAGGCCGGAACATTCGGGCTCTCGAAGCCGCCACCGGAATCGATCTCATTATTGATGATACACCCGAAGCGGTCATTTTGTCCGGTTTCAATCCCGTGCGGCGGGAAGTGGCGAGGCTGTCGCTCATGAAATTGATATCCGACGGCAGAATTCACCCGGCCCGGATCGAAGATGTCGTCAAGAAGGTTGAGCAGGAAGTGGATGTCACCATAAAGGAGGCAGGCGAGCAGGCGGCTTTTGATCTGGGTGTGCATGGCATCAACGCTGAGTTGATCAAATACCTGGGGAGGCTTAAATTCAGGTCGAGTTATGCGCAGAATGTCCTGCAGCATTCGGTCGAGGTCGGTTCGTTGTGCGGTATTATGGCCGCCGAGCTGGGTTTGAAGGAGAAATTGGCGAAACGCATGGGATTGCTGCACGACATCGGCAAGGCTATCGACCACGAAGTCGAGGGGCCGCACGCGGTTATCGGTTCAAAACTCGCCAAAAAATTCGGTGAGTCCCACCGGGTGGTGCACGCCATCGCGGCTCACCACGAAGATGTTCCGCCCGCGACGGTATACGCCCTGCTCGTGCAGGCGGCCGACGGGCTTTCAGGAGCCCGGCCGGGTGCCCGAAAGGAGCTTCTGGAAAATTACATCAGACGTCTGGAGGACCTCGAAGCCATCGCCAACAGCTTCAATGGTGTCGCCAACACATATGCCATCCAAGCCGGCAGGGAACTGCGCGTCATCGTGCAGAGCGACGTCATTTCGGATGAGGACTCCATTCTTTTGAGTCGGGATATCGTTAAAAAAATAGAGGAGTCCCTCACATTTCCGGGCCAGATAAAGGTGATGGTCATCCGGGAGACCCGCGCGGTCGAATACGCCAACAAGTAG
- a CDS encoding cell division protein ZapA, giving the protein MTIEIFGHPFTFKADKDISKAKEVADYLKEAVNKVESQLSDESMTISKRAILILAALNIANEYFEMKENQADFLETMEEKATGLLESLNTVAT; this is encoded by the coding sequence GTGACCATAGAAATTTTCGGGCATCCATTTACCTTTAAGGCAGACAAAGATATTTCCAAAGCAAAAGAAGTGGCGGACTACCTGAAGGAAGCAGTTAACAAGGTGGAAAGTCAACTGTCCGACGAATCAATGACGATCAGTAAAAGGGCAATATTGATACTGGCAGCGCTGAATATAGCGAATGAATATTTTGAGATGAAGGAAAATCAAGCGGATTTTTTGGAAACCATGGAAGAGAAGGCAACCGGATTGCTGGAATCGCTGAATACGGTTGCTACATGA
- a CDS encoding NTP transferase domain-containing protein, with the protein MGTNVAAVILAAGLGTRMKSDKAKVLHPLLGRPMISYVLETAAGVAEENVLVIVGHQAEAVMHICSAAIPGVRFAHQERQLGTGHAVLCAMPGIPESVEHVLILCGDVPLLRKKTVARLLEDHRSNARTISLLAVNVEQPRGYGRVVVDEKRNLSRIVEEADASETEKEITLINSGIYCVNREFLKLSLRQLTPDNAQGEFYLTDIIGIGYQRQEKMGVLVGEDNLEVSGVNSVDDLEFVENVLKEKTI; encoded by the coding sequence ATGGGCACGAATGTCGCCGCCGTGATTTTGGCCGCAGGACTCGGCACCCGTATGAAATCGGACAAGGCCAAGGTTCTGCACCCCCTTCTCGGCCGCCCCATGATCAGCTACGTGCTTGAAACGGCAGCCGGTGTGGCGGAAGAAAACGTCCTGGTGATAGTCGGGCACCAGGCCGAGGCGGTGATGCATATTTGTTCGGCGGCAATCCCCGGGGTGCGGTTTGCGCATCAGGAGCGTCAACTGGGCACCGGGCATGCCGTTCTGTGCGCGATGCCGGGGATTCCCGAATCTGTCGAGCATGTCCTGATTCTGTGTGGCGACGTTCCCCTTTTGCGAAAAAAGACAGTGGCAAGGCTTCTGGAGGATCACAGGAGCAATGCGCGCACGATTTCGCTGCTTGCCGTCAATGTCGAGCAGCCCCGGGGGTATGGCCGGGTCGTTGTCGATGAAAAGCGCAATTTGTCCAGGATCGTGGAGGAGGCCGACGCGTCGGAAACCGAAAAGGAAATTACACTTATAAATTCAGGTATATATTGTGTTAATCGCGAATTTCTGAAACTGTCTTTGAGGCAACTGACTCCCGACAATGCCCAAGGGGAGTTTTATCTGACCGACATTATCGGTATCGGCTATCAACGCCAGGAAAAGATGGGCGTTCTGGTCGGTGAGGACAACCTGGAAGTTTCAGGTGTCAATTCGGTCGATGACCTTGAATTTGTCGAGAACGTGCTGAAAGAAAAGACAATATGA
- a CDS encoding F0F1 ATP synthase subunit epsilon, with amino-acid sequence MAQNIKLEVVTPEMAVVDEEAKIVVAPGNLGEFGVLPGHTTFLTTLKTGALRYTDAGGAERFVFVSGGFAEALPDKVTVLAESAERRRDIDLERAKAAMERAEKRLAAERKKESVDFTRAKAALERALQRLKLAQTR; translated from the coding sequence ATGGCCCAAAACATAAAACTAGAAGTGGTTACCCCAGAAATGGCTGTCGTGGATGAAGAAGCCAAGATCGTGGTTGCCCCCGGCAACTTGGGCGAGTTCGGCGTACTGCCCGGCCACACAACGTTTCTCACGACATTGAAGACAGGTGCCCTGCGATACACCGATGCCGGTGGCGCGGAGCGCTTTGTTTTTGTGAGCGGCGGGTTTGCCGAGGCGCTTCCGGACAAGGTGACCGTTCTGGCCGAATCGGCAGAGCGGAGGCGCGACATCGATTTAGAGCGTGCCAAAGCCGCTATGGAACGTGCGGAAAAACGGCTGGCGGCGGAACGCAAAAAAGAATCGGTCGATTTTACCAGGGCGAAAGCGGCGCTCGAACGGGCGCTGCAGAGGCTCAAGCTTGCACAGACGCGATAA
- the atpD gene encoding F0F1 ATP synthase subunit beta: protein MGENIGKITQVLGPVVDVEFEQGNLPTIYTALLISNPAISDEEDNLVVEVAQHLGDNVVRTIAMDVTDGLTRGQEVKDTGEMIMMPVGEAGLGRVLNVVGRPVDGLGPVSQEKTLPIHRQAPKFTEQDTTVRVLETGIKVIDLLVPFPRGGKMGLFGGAGVGKTVIMMEMVNNIALQHGGISVFAGVGERTREGNDLYHEMKEAGVLPKAALIYGQMTEPPGARARVALSALTAAEYFRDVEGQDVLIFIDNIFRFTQAGSEVSALLGRMPSAVGYQPTLAVDLGELQERITSTDKGSITAVQCVYVPADDLTDPAPATTFAHLDGTVVLSRKLVEKGIYPSVDPLDSTSRILDAAYIGEEHYHVARSVQQILQKYTELQDIIAILGIDELSDEDKITVSRARKLERFLSQPFHVAEVFTNTPGSYVKIEDTVKGFKEIIDGVHDDIPEQAFHMVGDIEDVLEKAKKLSEE from the coding sequence ATGGGAGAAAACATAGGTAAAATAACGCAGGTATTAGGACCTGTCGTCGACGTCGAATTTGAGCAGGGCAATCTGCCGACGATTTATACGGCTCTTCTGATTTCCAACCCGGCCATCAGCGACGAAGAGGACAATCTTGTTGTCGAGGTAGCCCAGCATCTGGGGGACAATGTCGTAAGGACCATCGCTATGGACGTAACCGATGGACTGACCCGCGGTCAGGAAGTCAAAGACACCGGCGAAATGATCATGATGCCGGTCGGGGAAGCCGGTCTCGGACGTGTTCTCAACGTTGTGGGGCGTCCGGTTGACGGACTCGGGCCGGTCAGCCAGGAGAAGACCCTTCCGATCCATCGTCAAGCGCCCAAGTTTACAGAGCAGGATACCACCGTCCGCGTGCTCGAAACCGGGATCAAGGTTATCGACCTCCTGGTTCCGTTTCCCCGCGGCGGGAAAATGGGACTGTTTGGCGGCGCAGGCGTGGGCAAAACCGTTATCATGATGGAAATGGTTAACAACATCGCCCTGCAGCACGGCGGTATTTCGGTGTTTGCCGGCGTGGGGGAGAGAACCCGCGAAGGCAACGACCTATATCATGAAATGAAGGAAGCCGGCGTTCTTCCCAAGGCTGCCTTGATTTACGGCCAGATGACCGAGCCTCCCGGCGCACGGGCGAGAGTCGCCCTGTCGGCCCTGACGGCTGCCGAGTATTTCAGGGATGTCGAAGGGCAGGACGTGCTGATCTTCATCGACAACATTTTCCGCTTCACCCAGGCCGGATCCGAAGTTTCCGCCCTGTTGGGACGGATGCCCTCGGCCGTTGGCTACCAGCCGACACTGGCCGTTGACCTCGGTGAGCTGCAGGAGCGGATCACCTCAACCGACAAGGGATCGATCACCGCTGTCCAGTGCGTTTACGTACCGGCGGACGACTTGACGGACCCGGCCCCGGCAACCACATTTGCCCATCTGGACGGAACCGTGGTGCTTTCGCGTAAACTGGTGGAAAAGGGCATTTATCCATCTGTGGACCCGTTGGACTCTACGTCACGCATTCTGGATGCCGCTTACATCGGTGAAGAACACTATCATGTGGCGCGCTCCGTGCAGCAGATTCTGCAGAAATACACCGAGCTCCAGGACATTATTGCCATTCTGGGTATTGACGAACTCTCCGACGAGGACAAGATCACCGTCTCAAGGGCCCGTAAACTGGAAAGATTTCTGTCCCAGCCCTTCCATGTCGCCGAGGTGTTCACCAACACGCCGGGCTCTTATGTCAAAATAGAAGACACGGTTAAGGGATTTAAGGAAATTATCGACGGCGTTCACGACGATATTCCTGAGCAGGCCTTTCACATGGTCGGAGACATCGAAGACGTGCTCGAGAAGGCCAAGAAACTGTCCGAGGAATAA
- the atpG gene encoding ATP synthase F1 subunit gamma — MPSLKDVELKISAVKKTKQITKAMNMVATSRLRGAQDSMENFRPYAGKFAEVLGSLAEKAGDEASPLLVPRENAKKIHIVMCTSDRGLCGGFNVNIAEKAKALMQAKAAEGVTFSFTNFGKKGRDWCRKNGFERVDEHLGVIGTKIGFNVASTEGRKLVDAFLEDRYDEVYVVYAEFVSMGRQLPVAKQVLPIPPIEKEDQEADADAPYLAEHICEPSAEELLSDLLPRNVYVQLFSALLETSTSEHAARMTAMDNATKACNDMLENLTLAYNKARQAAITAELMDIVGGAEALKG; from the coding sequence ATGCCAAGTTTAAAAGACGTCGAGCTGAAAATATCCGCTGTTAAAAAGACGAAACAAATCACCAAGGCCATGAATATGGTGGCTACCTCCCGCCTGAGGGGTGCGCAGGACAGCATGGAAAACTTCCGCCCCTATGCCGGGAAATTTGCCGAAGTGCTGGGAAGCCTGGCCGAAAAGGCCGGTGACGAGGCCAGTCCCCTGCTGGTCCCCAGGGAGAATGCCAAGAAGATACACATCGTTATGTGTACTTCGGACAGGGGCTTGTGCGGTGGGTTCAACGTGAACATCGCCGAAAAGGCAAAGGCGCTGATGCAGGCAAAGGCCGCCGAAGGCGTTACCTTTTCCTTTACCAATTTCGGAAAAAAGGGAAGGGATTGGTGTCGGAAAAACGGCTTTGAAAGGGTCGACGAACATCTGGGCGTCATTGGAACCAAGATTGGGTTCAACGTCGCTTCCACCGAGGGACGCAAACTGGTGGACGCATTCCTGGAAGATAGGTATGACGAGGTGTATGTCGTCTACGCGGAGTTCGTGAGCATGGGCAGGCAACTGCCTGTCGCCAAACAGGTATTGCCCATTCCGCCCATCGAGAAGGAGGACCAGGAAGCCGATGCGGACGCACCTTACCTGGCGGAGCATATTTGTGAGCCCTCCGCCGAGGAATTGTTGAGCGACTTGCTGCCCCGGAACGTCTACGTGCAGTTGTTCAGCGCACTGCTGGAAACCTCCACGAGTGAGCATGCCGCACGAATGACCGCCATGGACAACGCCACCAAGGCCTGCAACGACATGCTGGAAAACCTTACCCTGGCGTACAACAAAGCGCGCCAAGCAGCGATTACAGCGGAACTTATGGACATTGTCGGCGGCGCCGAAGCGTTGAAAGGTTGA
- the atpA gene encoding F0F1 ATP synthase subunit alpha — protein sequence MELRAEEISQIIKEQITDYDKKVELSETGVVLSVGDGIARVYGLEKAMALELVEFGGGILGLVLNLEEDNVGIAVMGEDIHIKEGDMVKRTGRIAQVPVGEAVLGRVVSGVGEPLDGKGPIDSQEFRRVEMVAPGVIARKSVHEPMYTGLKAVDAMTPVGRGQRELIIGDRQIGKTACAIDAILAQKDTDIYCIYVACGQKKSTVAQVHAVLEKNGAMEYTTIVSACASDPATLQYLAPYAGCAMGEYFRDKGQHALIIYDDLSKQAAAYRQVSLLLRRPPGREAYPGDIFYNHSRLLERAAKLNDELGAGSLTALPIIETQAGDVSAYIPTNVISITDGQIYLEPALFFAGIRPAINVGLSVSRVGGSAQVKAMKQVAGTLRLDMAQFRELEAFAAFGSDLDAATQRQLTRGERLVQVLKQPQYQPLSLEKQVIILYAGTKGFLDKFPANVVEKYELGLYTFIEERYPQLYKDIAEKEEITDDIEGTLKEALTAYNEEFKDTIK from the coding sequence ATGGAACTAAGAGCCGAAGAAATAAGTCAGATTATTAAAGAGCAGATCACAGATTATGACAAGAAAGTTGAACTCAGCGAAACCGGCGTGGTCCTGTCTGTAGGTGACGGCATCGCCAGGGTGTATGGTCTCGAAAAAGCCATGGCGCTGGAGCTGGTCGAGTTTGGCGGCGGGATTCTCGGGTTGGTGCTGAACCTCGAAGAGGACAATGTGGGTATTGCAGTTATGGGCGAAGACATCCACATCAAAGAGGGTGACATGGTCAAGCGTACCGGCCGGATCGCCCAGGTGCCGGTCGGCGAGGCCGTACTGGGCCGCGTTGTTTCTGGTGTGGGGGAGCCGTTGGACGGGAAAGGGCCCATCGATTCCCAGGAGTTCCGCCGGGTGGAGATGGTCGCCCCGGGTGTTATTGCCAGAAAAAGCGTGCACGAGCCCATGTACACCGGCCTTAAGGCGGTGGACGCCATGACCCCGGTTGGTCGCGGCCAGCGCGAGCTGATCATCGGTGACCGGCAGATCGGCAAGACGGCCTGCGCCATCGACGCTATTCTTGCCCAGAAGGACACCGACATTTACTGTATTTACGTGGCCTGCGGGCAGAAGAAGTCCACGGTGGCCCAGGTGCACGCCGTACTGGAGAAAAACGGGGCCATGGAATACACCACCATCGTGTCGGCATGCGCCTCGGACCCCGCGACGCTGCAGTACCTGGCGCCTTACGCGGGCTGTGCTATGGGTGAATACTTTCGCGACAAGGGACAGCACGCACTCATTATCTATGACGACTTGTCCAAGCAGGCCGCGGCCTATCGCCAGGTCTCTCTCCTGCTGCGGCGTCCGCCGGGTCGTGAAGCGTACCCGGGCGACATTTTTTACAACCATTCCAGACTGCTCGAGCGCGCTGCCAAGCTGAACGACGAACTGGGGGCGGGTTCCTTGACCGCCCTGCCGATCATCGAAACCCAGGCCGGCGACGTTTCCGCCTACATTCCGACGAACGTTATTTCGATTACCGACGGGCAGATTTACCTGGAACCGGCCCTGTTCTTTGCCGGTATCCGCCCGGCGATCAACGTGGGCCTCTCGGTTTCACGCGTGGGTGGCTCCGCCCAGGTCAAGGCCATGAAACAGGTGGCCGGTACCCTGCGGCTGGACATGGCCCAGTTCAGGGAGCTCGAAGCTTTTGCCGCTTTCGGCAGCGACCTGGACGCCGCAACCCAGCGCCAGCTAACGCGCGGGGAACGCCTGGTGCAGGTGCTGAAGCAGCCGCAGTACCAGCCGCTTTCGCTGGAAAAACAGGTGATCATCCTTTACGCCGGAACCAAGGGCTTTCTGGATAAATTTCCTGCGAATGTCGTGGAAAAATATGAATTAGGTCTCTACACCTTTATAGAAGAGCGCTACCCGCAGTTATACAAGGACATCGCCGAAAAAGAGGAAATCACCGACGATATCGAGGGCACGCTCAAAGAGGCTTTGACCGCTTACAACGAAGAGTTCAAAGATACGATCAAATAG
- a CDS encoding F0F1 ATP synthase subunit delta, producing the protein MKNLAVARRYAKALLMIGKEDGQTETYKEELNRIAELIQREKTLEQALVNPLYNAAGRRKVLESVIEKMNLSKVMNSFLLLVFEKGRLGFIGNINEFYQKLADELKGVARASLVSATELSSEAVEKIRESLSKRTGKDIVLKIEHDPTLIGGIVTRIGDLVLDGSIKTQLLNMRESLKRGESV; encoded by the coding sequence GTGAAAAATTTAGCTGTTGCAAGGCGTTATGCCAAGGCGCTTCTGATGATAGGTAAGGAGGACGGTCAAACGGAAACCTACAAGGAAGAGCTGAACAGGATTGCAGAACTGATACAGAGGGAAAAAACGCTGGAGCAGGCGTTGGTCAATCCCCTCTACAACGCCGCCGGGCGCAGGAAGGTACTGGAATCGGTCATCGAAAAGATGAATCTGTCCAAGGTGATGAACTCGTTTCTGCTGCTGGTTTTCGAGAAAGGCCGGTTGGGATTTATCGGCAATATCAATGAGTTCTACCAGAAGCTGGCCGACGAGCTCAAGGGGGTCGCGCGGGCCAGCCTGGTTTCGGCCACCGAGCTTTCATCCGAGGCCGTCGAGAAGATTCGTGAATCCCTGTCCAAGCGGACGGGTAAAGATATCGTACTGAAGATCGAACATGATCCGACCCTCATCGGCGGCATCGTGACCCGGATCGGGGATCTTGTTTTGGATGGAAGCATAAAAACACAGCTACTCAATATGAGAGAATCTTTAAAAAGGGGTGAAAGTGTCTAA